The Gemmatimonadales bacterium genome includes the window AGGTGAGGCACCTCTCGAGGGCGAGCGGAAGAGCGACGTCGACGAACGCGTCGCTCATCGCTTCGTGACGCCGAGCCCCGGGCCGGTGGGAAGAGTGACCCGGCCGCCCGCGATGGACGCGCCGGTAAAGGGGTCCCGCTTCAGAAGCGCCGCGCCGTCCAGGTCCACCACGTCGACCAGCGGCGTGAAGTGCGCCGCCGCCGTGATGCCCAGCGACGTCTCGATCATGCAGCCCACCATCACCATCATGCTGTGCGCGCGCGCCACGGCGATCATGCGCAGCGCCTCGCGCAGCGAGCCGCACTTGGCGAGCTTGATGTTGATCCCGTCCACGGCGCCCGCCAGCCGAGGGATGTCCGCCGCCGTCCGGCAGGACTCGTCGGCGATGATGGGGAGCGGCGACGCACGCCGCACCTGCGCCAGCCCATCCAGGTCCTCAGGCGGCAGCGGCTGCTCGATCAGCTCCACGCCCATCTCCCGAAGCAGCGGGAGCCGTGCGATCGCCTGCTTCGCCGTCCAGCCGCAGTTCGCGTCCACCCGTATCGGCTTGTCGGTCACCTCGCGCACCGCGCGCAGGATCCTCTCGTCGTCGGGTGTGCCGACCTTGATCTTCAGGATGCCGTACGGAGAGGCCTCGCGCACCTTGGCCTTGATGACATCGGGCGCGTCGATGCCGATCGTGAACGACGAGGCCGGCGCCTTGGCGGGGTCGAGACCCCACAGCTTCCACAACGGCACGCCCAGGCGCTTCCCCACCAGGTCGTGGAGCGCGGCCGACAGCGCCACTCGGGCCGCCGCGTTCCCCTTGAGGCTGGCGGCGAGCCGCCCCTCCGCCTCCTCCAGCGCGAACGGGTCCTCCGGCAGGAGCGGGCCGAGCCGCTTGAGCGCCGCGACGACGGTGTCCGCCGTCTCGCCGTAGTACGACGATGGGTCCGCCTCGCCCCACCCCTCGACGCCGTCATCGTCGGTGAGCCGCACCCAGACCACCCGGTACGAGCTCTGGGTTCCGCGCGCGATCCCGAACGGGTGCGCGGTCTCGAGCTCCAGGACTTCATGCGTCAGGCGCAGCGCCATCGTCAGACCCAGCCCTGTCGCTTGAGGAACCAGAACAGCCCTACCGAGAACACCCCCATCAGGCCAAGGGCCGCGAAGAAGCCAAGCGGATCCTTCGTCATCGGGATGACGTCGAAGTTCATCCCGAAGAACCCGCTGATCGCGACGAGCGGCAGGGAGATCGTCGCCACCACGCTGAGGGATTTCATCTGGCGATTCATCCGGTTGGAGGCCTGCGTCAAGTACGTATCGAGCACCGTGGTCAGCAGGTCGCGGATCGACTCCAGGGACTCCACCACGCGTATCGTGTGGTCGTACACGTCGCGGAAGTAGACCTGGGCGGTGGGCGCGATGCAGGCGTGAGGGCGGTTCGTCAACACGTTCAGGACTTCGCGCAGCGGCGCAAGGTGCCGCCTCAACTGCACGACCAGGCGCTTGCCCTTGAAGATCTCCTCGATCGCCCCCTCCTCGTACTTCTCGAAGAGACGCTGCTCGAGGCGGTCCACCAGGTCGTCGATGTGGTCCACGATGGGCAGGAACTGGTCCACCGTTCCGTCCACGACCCCATGCGTGACCATCTCGACGCCGCGCTGGAGCAGGTCGGGGCTGCGCTCGATCCGGTCCCGCAGCTCTTCGATCGCCCGCGGTTCCGGGCTGTGCACCGTGACCAGGTAGTTGGCCCCGAGGAAGATGTACACGTTGAAGGTCTCGGTGTCGTACGGGTCATCGGTGCGGGTGTCGAGCCGCACCGCGCGGATCACGAGGAACAGGCAGTCGGGATACTCCTCGAGCTTGACCCGCGTCTTCGGGCTGAGCGTGTCCTCGATCGCCAGGTGGTGGAAGCCGAATACCTTCTCGAGCAGCGCGTGCTGGTGGGGGTCGCCGGAGTCTATGTCCACCCACAGCTGGCCGCCTTCCTTCGCCGCCTCGATGAGGCGCTGCGGCTTGAGGCAGCGCTCGAACCCGCCGCTGGGCGACATGTAGGCGCTGTAGGGAATGCCGCGCTCGCGCGGCCGCACCGCCTCGGTCACCGCTCGCTCCTCTTCGGGTTCGTTCGCACGCCCCAACTTACGGCCGCCGCTCTACGGAGCAAGCGCCGCGGCGTGGAACGCCGCCGCCTCGGCGAGCCGTGGCGGATCGTAGCCGCCTTCGAGCACCGACATCACCGGCGCCCCGGCCGCGCGTTCACCGATCGCCCGCGTGATCGTCGCGTAGTCGGCGGGCTCCAGCGTGAAGCCGCCCAGCGGGTCCCCGCGCAGCGCATCGAACCCGGCCGAGTGGATGAGCAGCGACGGCGCGAACCCCTCCACCGCACGACCCACCGCCTCCAGCAGGTCCCGAACGTAGTCGGCGGCCGGCAGGCCGGGCGGGCGCGGCACGTGAAAGAGGTTGCCCACCCCAACGTCGTCAGCCGGACCGGTGCCCGGATAGTAAGGCCACTGGTGGAGCGAGACGTACCGGGCGCGAGGCTCGGCGCGGAAGGCATCGGCCGTGCCGTTCCCATGATGAACGTCCCAGTCCACTATCAGCACCCGCTCCGCGTCCAGCCGCGCGAGGGCCACGGCGGCCGCGATCGCCGCGTTGTTGAGCAGGCAGAACCCCATGGCGCGATTGGGCGTCGCGTGGTGGCCCGGCGGCCGCACGACGCAGAACGACGGACCCCCGCCGCGCATCGCCCGTTCGGCCGCCAGTACCGCGGCGCCCGCGGCCCGCCGCGCCGCCTCGAACGAGCCCGGCCCCAT containing:
- a CDS encoding histone deacetylase — encoded protein: MLALIAHDACRRHDNGFGHPESPARIDAVERRLERDLVGRGQAVWIEAPAATDEDVLLVHTLDHLARLKRLDAAGGGALDPDTAMGPGSFEAARRAAGAAVLAAERAMRGGGPSFCVVRPPGHHATPNRAMGFCLLNNAAIAAAVALARLDAERVLIVDWDVHHGNGTADAFRAEPRARYVSLHQWPYYPGTGPADDVGVGNLFHVPRPPGLPAADYVRDLLEAVGRAVEGFAPSLLIHSAGFDALRGDPLGGFTLEPADYATITRAIGERAAGAPVMSVLEGGYDPPRLAEAAAFHAAALAP
- the corA gene encoding magnesium/cobalt transporter CorA gives rise to the protein MTEAVRPRERGIPYSAYMSPSGGFERCLKPQRLIEAAKEGGQLWVDIDSGDPHQHALLEKVFGFHHLAIEDTLSPKTRVKLEEYPDCLFLVIRAVRLDTRTDDPYDTETFNVYIFLGANYLVTVHSPEPRAIEELRDRIERSPDLLQRGVEMVTHGVVDGTVDQFLPIVDHIDDLVDRLEQRLFEKYEEGAIEEIFKGKRLVVQLRRHLAPLREVLNVLTNRPHACIAPTAQVYFRDVYDHTIRVVESLESIRDLLTTVLDTYLTQASNRMNRQMKSLSVVATISLPLVAISGFFGMNFDVIPMTKDPLGFFAALGLMGVFSVGLFWFLKRQGWV
- a CDS encoding dipeptide epimerase, whose product is MALRLTHEVLELETAHPFGIARGTQSSYRVVWVRLTDDDGVEGWGEADPSSYYGETADTVVAALKRLGPLLPEDPFALEEAEGRLAASLKGNAAARVALSAALHDLVGKRLGVPLWKLWGLDPAKAPASSFTIGIDAPDVIKAKVREASPYGILKIKVGTPDDERILRAVREVTDKPIRVDANCGWTAKQAIARLPLLREMGVELIEQPLPPEDLDGLAQVRRASPLPIIADESCRTAADIPRLAGAVDGINIKLAKCGSLREALRMIAVARAHSMMVMVGCMIETSLGITAAAHFTPLVDVVDLDGAALLKRDPFTGASIAGGRVTLPTGPGLGVTKR